A portion of the Pseudoxanthomonas sp. JBR18 genome contains these proteins:
- the gltX gene encoding glutamate--tRNA ligase — translation MTCRTRFAPSPTGYLHIGGARTSLYCWLEARHRGGEFVLRIEDTDRERSTQGAIDAILEAMDWLGLGYDEGPIYQTQRVARYKEVAEQLLADGKAYYAYETREELDAMREAAMAKQEKPRYNGAARELGLPYRDDPNRVIRFKNPQDGVVVFDDLIKGRIEIANSELDDMVIFRPDGYPTYNFAVVVDDWDMGITEVIRGDDHINNTPRQINLYEGIGAPVPKFGHMPMILDEQGAKLSKRTGAADVMQYKDAGYLPDALLSYLARLGWSHGDQELFTRQELIDLFEVKDCNSKASRLDMAKLGWVNQHFLKTEAPAAIAPHLVYQLDKLGLDLSAGPAPVDVVLALRERVQTLKEMAEKAVVWYQPLTEYDEAAVAKHLKPAAAAPLAKARELLAALGQWHVEAVSTALHDAAAALELGMGKVAQPLRVAITGTQVSPDISHTVYLAGRDEALKRIDVALTKIA, via the coding sequence ATGACCTGCCGTACCCGCTTTGCCCCCAGTCCCACCGGTTACCTGCACATCGGCGGCGCACGCACCTCGCTGTACTGCTGGCTGGAGGCGCGCCACCGCGGCGGTGAGTTCGTGCTGCGCATCGAGGACACCGACCGCGAGCGCAGCACCCAGGGCGCGATCGACGCGATCCTGGAGGCGATGGACTGGCTGGGCCTGGGCTATGACGAGGGCCCGATCTACCAGACCCAGCGCGTGGCCCGCTACAAGGAAGTGGCCGAGCAGCTGCTCGCCGACGGCAAGGCCTATTACGCCTATGAGACCCGCGAGGAACTCGACGCCATGCGCGAGGCCGCGATGGCTAAACAGGAAAAGCCGCGCTACAACGGCGCCGCGCGCGAGCTGGGCCTGCCCTACAGGGACGATCCCAACCGGGTCATCCGCTTCAAGAACCCGCAGGACGGCGTGGTGGTCTTCGACGACCTGATCAAGGGCCGCATCGAGATCGCCAACAGCGAGCTGGACGACATGGTGATCTTCCGCCCGGACGGCTACCCGACCTACAACTTCGCCGTGGTGGTGGACGACTGGGACATGGGCATCACCGAGGTCATCCGCGGCGACGACCACATCAACAACACCCCGCGCCAGATCAACCTGTACGAAGGCATCGGCGCGCCGGTGCCGAAGTTCGGGCACATGCCGATGATCCTGGACGAGCAGGGCGCCAAGCTGTCCAAGCGCACCGGCGCGGCCGACGTGATGCAGTACAAGGACGCCGGCTACCTGCCCGATGCCTTGCTCAGCTACCTGGCGCGCCTGGGCTGGTCGCATGGCGACCAGGAACTGTTCACGCGCCAGGAATTGATCGACCTGTTCGAGGTGAAGGACTGCAACTCCAAGGCCTCGCGCCTGGACATGGCCAAGCTGGGCTGGGTCAACCAGCACTTCCTCAAGACCGAAGCGCCGGCCGCCATCGCGCCGCACCTGGTCTATCAGCTGGACAAGTTGGGCCTGGACCTGTCGGCCGGACCGGCACCGGTGGACGTGGTGCTGGCCCTGCGCGAGCGCGTGCAGACCCTGAAGGAAATGGCCGAGAAGGCCGTGGTCTGGTACCAGCCGTTGACCGAATACGACGAGGCCGCCGTGGCCAAGCACCTCAAGCCGGCCGCCGCCGCGCCGCTGGCCAAGGCGCGCGAGCTGCTGGCGGCGCTGGGCCAGTGGCATGTCGAAGCGGTCTCCACCGCGCTGCACGATGCGGCCGCCGCGCTGGAACTGGGCATGGGCAAGGTCGCCCAACCGTTGCGCGTGGCCATCACCGGCACCCAGGTCAGCCCGGACATCTCCCATACGGTCTATCTGGCCGGACGCGACGAGGCCTTGAAACGCATCGACGTCGCGCTTACCAAGATCGCGTAA
- the lpxH gene encoding UDP-2,3-diacylglucosamine diphosphatase, with product MTTLFISDLHLDAARPAITTLFLEFLQREAIHAEVLYILGDLFEAWVGDDDPSELATQVADGLRAVSDAGVPVFFIRGNRDFLLGQDYADRCGMRILPDPAVVELYGEPVLLLHGDLLCTSDVAYQAVRAQTRDPAWQAQMLAQPLAARIAFAAQARAASAAHQGGMKDDSAKFETLTDVTPAEVETSFVRYGLTRMIHGHTHRPAVHALTAGGQACTRIVLGDWYEQGSVLRVTPEGDDLQVLPLG from the coding sequence ATGACCACGCTGTTCATTTCCGACCTGCATCTGGACGCCGCGCGTCCGGCCATCACCACCCTGTTCCTGGAATTCCTGCAGCGCGAGGCGATCCACGCCGAGGTGCTGTACATCCTGGGCGACCTGTTCGAGGCCTGGGTGGGCGATGACGATCCGTCCGAGCTGGCCACCCAGGTGGCCGACGGCCTGCGCGCGGTCAGCGACGCCGGCGTGCCGGTGTTCTTCATCCGCGGCAATCGCGACTTCCTGCTCGGCCAGGACTATGCCGATCGCTGCGGCATGCGCATCCTGCCCGACCCGGCCGTGGTCGAACTCTACGGCGAGCCGGTGCTGCTGCTGCACGGCGACCTGCTGTGCACCTCGGACGTGGCCTACCAGGCCGTGCGTGCGCAGACCCGCGACCCGGCCTGGCAGGCGCAGATGCTGGCCCAGCCGCTGGCCGCGCGCATCGCCTTCGCCGCCCAGGCCCGCGCCGCCAGCGCCGCCCACCAGGGCGGCATGAAAGACGACAGTGCGAAATTCGAGACGCTCACCGACGTCACCCCGGCCGAGGTCGAAACCAGCTTCGTGCGCTACGGCCTGACCCGCATGATCCACGGCCACACCCATCGCCCCGCGGTGCATGCGCTGACAGCGGGCGGCCAGGCGTGCACCCGCATCGTGCTGGGCGACTGGTACGAACAGGGCTCGGTGCTGCGGGTCACGCCGGAAGGCGACGACCTGCAGGTGCTGCCGCTGGGCTGA
- the recQ gene encoding DNA helicase RecQ, with product MQERALEILHRVFGHPGFRGEQAAIVEHVASGHDALVLMPTGGGKSLCYQVPALLREGTAIVVSPLIALMQDQVEALHQLGVRAEFLNSSLDGETAQQVERDLLAGELDLLYVAPERLLTGRFLSLLDRARIGLFTIDEAHCVSQWGHDFRPEYRKLTVLHERWPDIPRIALTATADPPTQAEIAERLQLEDARRFVSSFDRPNIRYTVVQKDNGRRQLLDFLADHKGEAGIVYCMSRKKVEQTAEFLREKGFDALPYHAGLEAQVRADNQRRFLREDGIVVCATIAFGMGIDKPDVRFVAHTDLPKSLEGYYQETGRAGRDGEPAQAWLAYGLGDVVLLKQMIEQGEAAEERKRLERRKLDQLLGYCESMQCRRQVLLAGFGETYPQPCGNCDNCLTPAASWDATEAARKALSCVYRTGQRFGAAHLIDVLRGADTERIRQLGHDQLTTYGIGKDLDASMWRGVFRQLVAASVLEVDAEGHGSLRLTASAKPILQGQQTVLLRKDSPKLRQRTSNGSSQVAAELSEVDQPLFQALRRLRAQLAKEQNVPAYVIFHDATLRNIAEQRPIDLRALARVGGVGGSKLDRYGPALIEVVREAG from the coding sequence ATGCAGGAACGTGCGCTTGAAATCCTCCACCGGGTGTTCGGTCACCCCGGTTTCCGCGGCGAGCAGGCCGCCATCGTCGAACATGTCGCCAGCGGCCACGATGCCCTGGTGCTGATGCCCACCGGCGGCGGCAAGTCGCTGTGCTACCAGGTGCCGGCGCTGCTGCGCGAGGGCACCGCGATCGTGGTCTCGCCACTGATCGCGCTGATGCAGGATCAGGTCGAGGCGCTGCACCAGCTCGGCGTGCGCGCCGAATTTCTCAACTCATCGCTGGATGGCGAGACCGCGCAGCAGGTCGAACGCGACCTGCTGGCCGGGGAGTTGGACCTGCTGTATGTCGCGCCCGAGCGGCTGCTGACCGGGCGCTTCCTGTCCTTGCTGGACCGCGCGCGAATCGGCCTGTTCACCATCGATGAGGCGCATTGCGTGTCGCAGTGGGGCCACGATTTCCGTCCCGAATACCGCAAGCTCACCGTCCTGCACGAGCGCTGGCCGGACATCCCGCGCATCGCACTGACCGCGACGGCCGATCCGCCGACCCAGGCCGAGATCGCCGAGCGCCTGCAGCTGGAGGACGCGCGCCGCTTCGTCAGCTCCTTCGACCGTCCCAACATCCGCTATACCGTGGTGCAGAAGGACAATGGCCGCCGTCAGCTGCTCGACTTCCTGGCCGACCACAAGGGCGAGGCCGGCATCGTCTACTGCATGTCGCGCAAGAAGGTCGAGCAGACCGCCGAATTCCTGCGCGAGAAGGGCTTCGACGCCCTGCCTTACCACGCCGGCCTGGAGGCGCAGGTGCGCGCGGACAACCAGCGCCGGTTCCTGCGCGAGGACGGCATCGTGGTCTGCGCGACCATCGCCTTCGGCATGGGCATCGACAAGCCGGACGTGCGCTTCGTGGCGCATACCGACCTGCCCAAATCGCTGGAGGGTTACTACCAGGAAACCGGCCGCGCCGGCCGCGACGGCGAACCGGCCCAGGCTTGGCTGGCCTACGGCCTGGGCGATGTGGTCCTGCTCAAGCAGATGATCGAACAGGGCGAGGCCGCCGAGGAACGCAAGCGACTTGAGCGGCGCAAGCTGGACCAGCTGCTGGGCTATTGCGAATCCATGCAGTGCCGCCGCCAGGTGTTGCTGGCCGGCTTCGGCGAGACCTATCCCCAGCCCTGCGGCAACTGCGACAACTGCCTCACGCCCGCGGCCAGCTGGGATGCGACCGAGGCGGCGCGCAAGGCGCTGAGCTGCGTGTATCGCACCGGCCAGCGCTTCGGCGCGGCGCACCTGATCGACGTGCTGCGCGGCGCTGACACCGAACGCATCCGCCAGCTCGGCCACGACCAGCTCACCACCTATGGCATCGGCAAGGACCTGGACGCGTCGATGTGGCGCGGGGTGTTCCGCCAGCTGGTGGCGGCCAGCGTGCTGGAGGTCGATGCCGAAGGCCACGGCAGCTTGCGCCTGACCGCGTCGGCCAAGCCGATCCTGCAGGGCCAGCAGACCGTGCTGCTGCGCAAGGATTCGCCCAAGCTGCGCCAGCGCACCAGCAATGGCAGCAGCCAGGTCGCCGCCGAGCTGTCCGAAGTCGACCAGCCGCTGTTCCAGGCCCTGCGGCGTCTGCGCGCGCAGTTGGCCAAGGAGCAGAACGTGCCGGCCTACGTGATCTTCCACGACGCCACCCTGCGCAACATCGCCGAGCAGCGCCCCATCGACCTGCGCGCCCTGGCCCGGGTGGGCGGCGTTGGCGGCAGCAAACTGGATCGCTACGGACCGGCGCTGATCGAAGTGGTGCGCGAGGCTGGATGA
- a CDS encoding DNA-3-methyladenine glycosylase I, with the protein MSGYCTIAPGHPIHGTYHDTEYGFPQRDESVLFERLLLEINQAGLSWETILRKRAAFRAAYSGFDVDAVAAYGEAEIARLMADAGIIRNRLKVLAAIHNAQVIQRLRASHGGFAAWLDAHHPLENADWVKLFKKTFRFTGGEITGEFLMSLGYLPGAHHADCPAYAEAARHQLPWMQGQST; encoded by the coding sequence ATGAGCGGCTACTGCACCATCGCCCCCGGCCACCCCATCCACGGCACCTACCACGACACCGAGTACGGCTTTCCGCAACGCGACGAATCGGTGCTGTTCGAGCGCCTGCTGCTGGAAATCAACCAGGCCGGGCTGAGCTGGGAAACCATCCTGCGCAAACGCGCGGCCTTCCGCGCGGCGTACAGCGGCTTCGACGTGGATGCGGTGGCCGCCTACGGTGAGGCGGAGATCGCGCGCCTGATGGCCGACGCCGGCATCATCCGCAACCGGCTCAAGGTGCTGGCCGCCATCCACAACGCCCAGGTCATCCAGCGCCTGCGCGCCTCGCACGGCGGTTTTGCCGCGTGGCTGGATGCGCACCATCCGCTGGAAAATGCGGACTGGGTGAAGCTGTTCAAGAAGACCTTCCGCTTCACCGGCGGGGAGATCACCGGCGAGTTCCTGATGAGCCTGGGCTACCTGCCCGGTGCCCACCACGCCGACTGCCCGGCCTATGCCGAGGCCGCCCGGCATCAGCTGCCATGGATGCAGGGGCAGAGCACCTGA
- a CDS encoding transcriptional repressor: MSSKHAHACIDPTHHVHSAEAFVHAVEHACSERGLRLTPIRARVLQLIAQAGKPIKAYELLDLVRASKGVGADAPPTVYRALDFLMANGFVHKLESVNAFVACHHPNSDAHSVPFLICDRCHSAVELEDRAVVDQLEARAKALGFQPQAQTLEVHGLCARCAGAGAV, translated from the coding sequence ATGTCCAGCAAGCACGCCCATGCCTGCATCGACCCGACCCATCACGTGCACAGCGCCGAAGCGTTTGTGCATGCGGTCGAGCATGCCTGCAGCGAACGCGGCCTGCGCCTGACCCCGATCCGCGCGCGCGTGCTGCAGCTGATCGCGCAGGCTGGCAAGCCGATCAAGGCCTACGAGCTGCTGGATCTGGTCCGCGCCTCCAAGGGCGTGGGTGCCGACGCACCGCCGACGGTGTACCGCGCGCTGGATTTCCTGATGGCCAATGGCTTCGTGCACAAGCTTGAATCGGTCAACGCCTTCGTCGCCTGCCATCACCCCAACAGCGATGCGCATTCGGTACCGTTCCTGATCTGCGACCGCTGCCATTCGGCGGTCGAACTGGAAGACCGCGCCGTGGTCGATCAGCTGGAGGCCCGGGCCAAGGCTCTGGGATTCCAGCCGCAGGCCCAGACCCTGGAAGTCCACGGCCTGTGCGCGCGCTGCGCGGGGGCCGGCGCCGTCTGA
- a CDS encoding Dps family protein — protein MAKTKTATKKKKATPLAAAPSAPGVDIGIAPDDRKHIADALSHFLADAYTLYLKTHNFHWNVTGPMFNSLHTMFEGQYTEQWGALDEVAERIRALGYNAPGSYAEFVKLTSIPEEPGLSNSADWKEMVRQLVVGNEAVCRTARQTLKTAEEGNDDPTVDLMTQRLNTHEKYAWMLRSLLQ, from the coding sequence ATGGCCAAGACCAAGACCGCGACCAAGAAGAAGAAGGCCACCCCGCTGGCGGCCGCCCCCAGCGCGCCCGGCGTGGATATCGGGATCGCCCCCGACGACCGCAAGCACATCGCCGATGCACTCTCGCACTTCCTGGCCGACGCCTACACCCTGTACCTGAAGACCCACAACTTCCACTGGAACGTGACCGGGCCGATGTTCAACTCACTGCACACCATGTTCGAGGGGCAGTACACCGAACAGTGGGGCGCGCTGGACGAGGTGGCCGAGCGCATCCGCGCCCTGGGCTACAACGCGCCGGGCTCGTACGCCGAATTCGTCAAGCTGACCTCCATCCCGGAGGAGCCGGGCCTGTCCAACAGCGCCGACTGGAAGGAGATGGTCCGCCAGCTGGTGGTCGGCAACGAGGCGGTCTGCCGCACCGCGCGCCAGACCCTCAAGACCGCCGAGGAAGGCAACGACGACCCGACCGTGGATCTGATGACCCAGCGCCTGAACACCCACGAAAAGTACGCGTGGATGCTGCGTTCGTTGCTGCAGTAA